In the genome of Bradyrhizobium arachidis, one region contains:
- a CDS encoding acyltransferase family protein has translation MKSHLPLLDPLRFAAALGVAIFHQMFWSWAWASIGVPGFERTVAADVLYPTAAPFTWFGWVGVEIFFVISGFVIANSASQSSPGAFLLGRALRLYPAVWICATATFLVLLLFGSGPASEFILPYVHAMLMVPKGVTGQWLDEVYWTLAAETAFYGLVFCAMLTKRITLRHLAFGLTIYSAVFNAVALLVLSSMTPSDLPYLIILMFRVPCAAFLLTHGCFFALGIWLFISANRQLTALELAAIAVACLSGAAEIYSFASFFLTSIPAIADQSALVPIMVWAAAVLLIARAANRSRRSAGTTSPETPAYLRTLGLITYPLYLTHNVIGSAIIRTLVEAGLDATAALWIALSMLVLVCWFICAKVEPAVRSALVQTLSHFGRLPQRQPAFRRPALARGLRLPLPVSVKANVVASWPR, from the coding sequence GTGAAAAGCCATTTGCCGTTGCTGGATCCGCTGCGCTTCGCAGCCGCGCTCGGAGTTGCCATTTTTCACCAGATGTTCTGGTCCTGGGCCTGGGCTTCGATCGGCGTCCCAGGCTTCGAGCGCACCGTCGCCGCCGACGTGCTGTACCCGACCGCCGCGCCCTTCACATGGTTCGGCTGGGTCGGCGTCGAGATCTTCTTCGTCATCTCCGGTTTCGTCATCGCGAACTCGGCGAGCCAGTCTTCGCCGGGCGCGTTTCTGCTTGGCCGCGCACTCAGGCTCTATCCCGCGGTCTGGATATGCGCCACCGCGACCTTCCTCGTGCTGCTTCTGTTCGGGAGTGGACCGGCATCCGAATTCATCCTGCCTTACGTCCATGCCATGCTGATGGTGCCGAAGGGCGTCACAGGTCAATGGCTCGACGAGGTCTACTGGACGCTAGCCGCCGAGACGGCGTTTTATGGCCTCGTGTTTTGCGCGATGCTCACGAAGAGGATCACCCTGCGGCACCTCGCCTTCGGTCTCACCATCTACAGTGCAGTGTTCAACGCCGTCGCGCTGCTCGTGCTGTCGAGCATGACACCGTCCGACCTGCCCTATCTGATCATTCTGATGTTTCGGGTGCCGTGCGCGGCATTCCTGTTGACCCACGGCTGCTTCTTTGCGCTGGGGATCTGGCTATTCATTTCCGCGAACAGGCAATTGACGGCGCTCGAGCTGGCCGCCATTGCCGTCGCCTGTCTTTCAGGCGCCGCAGAGATCTACTCCTTCGCCTCGTTCTTCCTGACGTCCATACCCGCCATCGCGGATCAATCAGCCCTTGTGCCGATCATGGTCTGGGCGGCTGCGGTGCTCCTGATTGCCCGTGCCGCGAACCGGAGCAGGCGCTCTGCGGGCACCACTTCCCCTGAAACACCGGCTTACTTGAGAACGCTCGGACTGATCACCTATCCGCTCTATCTCACCCACAACGTCATTGGCTCGGCGATCATTCGTACGCTGGTCGAGGCCGGCCTGGATGCCACCGCGGCCTTATGGATCGCGCTGAGCATGCTGGTCCTGGTCTGCTGGTTCATTTGCGCGAAGGTCGAGCCGGCCGTCAGATCCGCGCTGGTGCAAACGCTCTCGCATTTTGGCAGGCTGCCCCAAAGGCAGCCCGCATTCAGACGCCCGGCGTTGGCGCGCGGGCTGCGCCTTCCCCTGCCCGTCTCCGTGAAGGCGAACGTCGTGGCGTCGTGGCCGCGATAG